The following proteins are co-located in the Gemmatimonadaceae bacterium genome:
- a CDS encoding AAA family ATPase yields MKLSSLEHLPSVWPLVGREAELELIQRTLDYAAAGSGNALLLRGESGVGKTRLAQLAMRHAAADSWTVASGSAYPVETGVPYALFADAMVPVLRDLAATTVTLLSRGATSHLAHVFPALVGPEAPDDRQVSSPEFKGRVLWTVAQLLTGLSARTPLLLVLENLQWADPSSLELLHFIARQVRQARFAIVATVNDSDAESQVSLSATMRSLIDMGVAASRQVAPLERGEVEELLRHVFGDGAVPKDAVALLFGWTRGNPFFLEQTLNSLVATGRLTYRDGTWVGWDLEGLKLPRSIRDALEMRLGLLGPDARRVADCAAVIGTRLTADVLCAATGMDSASLLAALDELCRRNVISGQLFGERVEYDFTHPMVRATLYEGLGIGRRSILHAQVADALERTLGGHAVEHAGELAFHSVHASVGTLTPKAVHYLILAGQSALEKHADREAARYLGAALEHCDRRAPSESNPPAPIIDLVAGLALANQRVGNHDAAQSLWERARADAVAAGDLALVAKIERRRGLSCYWQGKPADGLRHSEEGLSAAIAVGERGLIAELRIVFGACLVELGRPADARAALLAALADAEGIGDVGLQARVHRALLLTSVVTCSAPDARDHAARTLELAQRSGQPDIAWTAHWALAVLAGLTGNVPELETRLREAERIAEELRSPALRLSTSEVAIEYLAGCGDWASALARAEQSISLARTLRNDTILARLLVWTAVIYGGRGDLPRAKRYLDEAADVSGVNRHDAGRDVNSALRVQMGLAMYHNALGEYDEAIRISRAGLALAEQSGQAIWAIYRLWPALIEAHLWKREFDEAESLSRELRQASKLIGHRLGLVWAEVGESLARMLRGTTPALLERVVRATDALERVPFVFDAARLQREIARRHVELGDRDAAVRVLERACATFDKLGAAIELAGAREQLRALGVRSRSQRSAPHMVRAGRGALTERMIEVARAAATGRTNKEIGRLLGISDRTVSTTLSEAYKRLKLKNRGQLAEWVHRGNLLDRRRRSPAAPKPARTRPAGSAPRRR; encoded by the coding sequence TTGAAATTGTCATCGCTCGAGCACCTGCCGTCTGTCTGGCCTCTCGTTGGGCGAGAGGCCGAGCTGGAGCTCATCCAGCGGACGTTGGATTACGCAGCTGCCGGATCGGGCAACGCCCTCCTGCTGCGTGGCGAATCCGGCGTTGGGAAGACGCGTCTTGCGCAGCTCGCCATGCGTCACGCTGCCGCCGACAGCTGGACGGTCGCGAGCGGGAGCGCATACCCGGTGGAAACCGGCGTGCCGTACGCACTGTTCGCGGATGCGATGGTGCCGGTGCTGAGAGATCTCGCCGCCACCACGGTCACGCTGCTGTCCCGTGGAGCGACGTCGCACCTCGCCCACGTGTTCCCGGCGCTCGTTGGGCCGGAAGCGCCCGACGATCGACAGGTCAGCTCTCCAGAGTTCAAGGGACGCGTCCTGTGGACGGTTGCCCAACTGCTCACGGGACTGAGCGCGCGCACGCCGCTGCTGCTCGTGCTGGAGAATCTCCAGTGGGCCGATCCCTCGTCGCTCGAGTTGCTGCACTTCATAGCGCGCCAGGTGCGTCAGGCACGCTTCGCGATCGTCGCAACCGTGAACGACTCGGACGCAGAGTCGCAAGTCTCACTGAGCGCGACGATGCGCTCGTTGATCGACATGGGAGTCGCGGCCAGCCGGCAAGTCGCGCCGCTCGAGCGCGGCGAGGTCGAAGAGCTCCTCCGTCACGTGTTCGGCGACGGCGCCGTCCCCAAGGATGCGGTGGCGCTGTTATTCGGGTGGACGCGCGGCAATCCATTCTTTCTGGAGCAGACGCTCAACTCGCTCGTCGCGACCGGCCGCCTAACGTATCGCGACGGTACCTGGGTCGGTTGGGATCTCGAAGGATTGAAGCTTCCGCGCAGCATCCGCGATGCGCTCGAAATGCGTCTGGGTCTCCTAGGTCCGGACGCGCGCCGGGTGGCCGATTGCGCCGCGGTCATCGGGACTCGCCTTACCGCAGACGTCCTGTGCGCCGCCACAGGAATGGACAGCGCCTCGCTGCTCGCTGCGCTCGACGAGTTGTGCCGGCGCAATGTCATCTCGGGGCAGCTCTTCGGTGAACGCGTCGAGTACGACTTCACACATCCCATGGTGCGCGCGACGTTGTACGAGGGCCTGGGGATCGGCCGTCGTTCCATCCTGCACGCGCAAGTCGCCGACGCGTTGGAGCGCACGCTGGGTGGGCATGCCGTGGAGCACGCGGGCGAGCTGGCGTTTCATTCGGTGCACGCGAGCGTCGGCACGCTCACGCCGAAGGCCGTGCACTACCTGATCCTGGCGGGCCAATCTGCGCTCGAGAAGCACGCCGACCGTGAGGCGGCGCGGTATCTGGGGGCGGCGCTCGAGCATTGCGACCGGCGCGCGCCGTCGGAGTCGAACCCACCGGCGCCGATCATCGATCTCGTGGCGGGACTCGCGCTCGCGAATCAGCGCGTCGGCAATCACGACGCCGCGCAGTCGTTGTGGGAGCGCGCACGGGCGGACGCCGTCGCGGCCGGCGATCTTGCGCTCGTCGCAAAGATCGAGCGGCGTCGCGGCCTGTCGTGCTACTGGCAGGGCAAGCCCGCGGACGGGCTGCGCCACAGCGAGGAAGGCTTGAGCGCAGCAATCGCGGTCGGCGAGCGCGGCCTGATCGCGGAACTCCGGATCGTATTCGGTGCGTGTCTGGTGGAGCTTGGTCGACCGGCCGATGCGCGCGCCGCGCTGCTCGCCGCGCTCGCGGACGCGGAGGGCATCGGCGACGTCGGGCTCCAGGCGCGCGTGCATCGCGCCCTCCTGTTGACGTCGGTGGTCACGTGCTCGGCGCCCGACGCGCGCGACCACGCGGCGAGGACACTCGAGCTCGCCCAACGATCGGGACAGCCGGACATCGCGTGGACGGCGCACTGGGCGCTGGCCGTGCTCGCCGGCCTGACAGGAAACGTGCCCGAACTCGAGACGCGGCTCCGTGAGGCGGAACGCATCGCCGAGGAGCTGCGGTCGCCGGCCTTGCGGCTCTCGACCTCCGAAGTGGCCATTGAGTATCTCGCTGGGTGCGGCGATTGGGCCTCCGCACTCGCGCGCGCCGAGCAGAGCATTTCGCTCGCGCGGACGCTCCGCAACGACACCATTCTCGCGCGCCTGTTGGTGTGGACGGCGGTGATCTACGGCGGCCGCGGCGACCTGCCGCGCGCAAAGCGGTACCTCGACGAAGCGGCCGACGTCTCGGGCGTCAATCGCCATGACGCCGGACGCGATGTGAACAGCGCGCTGCGCGTGCAGATGGGCCTGGCCATGTATCACAATGCGTTAGGCGAATACGACGAGGCCATCCGCATCAGTCGCGCCGGGCTGGCGCTTGCCGAACAGTCGGGCCAGGCGATCTGGGCGATCTATCGCCTGTGGCCTGCGCTCATCGAGGCGCATCTGTGGAAGCGAGAATTCGACGAGGCAGAAAGTCTGAGCCGGGAGTTGCGCCAGGCATCGAAGCTCATCGGTCATCGTCTCGGTCTCGTCTGGGCCGAGGTCGGCGAGTCGCTCGCCCGAATGCTCCGCGGCACGACGCCGGCGCTGCTCGAGCGCGTCGTGCGGGCGACCGACGCGCTGGAGCGCGTGCCGTTCGTGTTCGATGCCGCGCGTCTGCAGCGCGAGATCGCGCGGCGGCACGTCGAACTGGGCGATCGGGACGCGGCGGTTCGCGTGCTCGAGCGCGCCTGTGCGACGTTCGATAAGTTAGGCGCGGCGATCGAGCTCGCCGGCGCCCGCGAACAACTGCGCGCGCTCGGCGTACGATCCCGGTCGCAGCGGAGCGCGCCGCACATGGTGCGTGCGGGACGAGGCGCGCTCACCGAACGGATGATCGAGGTCGCACGCGCCGCCGCCACCGGCAGAACCAACAAGGAGATCGGACGGCTGCTCGGCATTTCCGACCGCACGGTGAGCACCACGTTGTCCGAAGCCTACAAGCGCCTCAAGCTCAAGAACCGCGGACAGCTCGCCGAGTGGGTGCACCGCGGCAATCTGCTGGATCGCCGGCGGCGCTCGCCAGCCGCGCCGAAGCCGGCGAGAACGCGGCCCGCCGGCTCCGCGCCCCGCCGGCGATAA
- a CDS encoding alpha/beta hydrolase, giving the protein MMTILLLAMAADSVFAQRHIPVTPQDTLTVTWAPPAPEPADVQAGRPVVLLPGIIGASFGYRRILPLLAAAGHPTYVIEPLGVGTSSHPAGGDYSLDAQADRVGIVLDSLGLGPAIVVGSNFGAAVALRLAYRRPERVVAVLLLDGGPVDRSYTEGVSAAMKLAPLLRLFGASGIVKSKVRHALVEASADPSWVTREVADAYSRPIVADLGASIRVMQAMQRARVAQPLRDNLSRIAQPVRLLIGASNRHGGIGSDEVAVLASQLADFRVDSVFGSGVYLHEERPQALVAAIFALGDSVHARGKAARVAQVPR; this is encoded by the coding sequence ATGATGACCATACTCCTCCTCGCCATGGCCGCGGACTCCGTGTTCGCCCAACGCCACATTCCGGTGACGCCGCAGGACACGCTCACCGTCACGTGGGCGCCGCCGGCGCCAGAGCCGGCGGACGTGCAGGCCGGCCGTCCCGTTGTGCTTCTACCCGGGATCATCGGCGCGTCATTCGGCTACCGGCGCATCTTGCCGCTGCTCGCCGCCGCGGGCCACCCCACGTACGTGATCGAGCCGTTAGGCGTCGGGACCTCCTCGCATCCGGCCGGCGGCGACTACTCGCTGGATGCGCAGGCCGATCGCGTGGGCATCGTCCTCGACTCGCTGGGACTCGGCCCGGCGATCGTCGTCGGATCGAACTTCGGCGCGGCCGTTGCGCTGCGCCTCGCCTACCGGCGCCCCGAGCGCGTCGTCGCCGTGCTGCTCCTCGACGGAGGACCCGTCGATCGCTCGTACACCGAAGGCGTTTCGGCCGCGATGAAGCTCGCGCCGCTCCTCCGATTGTTTGGAGCGAGCGGCATCGTGAAAAGCAAAGTCCGCCATGCGCTCGTGGAGGCATCGGCAGATCCGTCGTGGGTCACGAGAGAGGTCGCCGACGCCTATTCCCGGCCGATCGTCGCTGATCTCGGCGCGTCGATCCGCGTCATGCAGGCCATGCAACGTGCGCGCGTCGCCCAACCGCTGCGCGACAACTTGTCGCGTATCGCGCAGCCCGTGCGCCTCTTGATCGGCGCTTCGAACCGCCATGGCGGGATCGGGTCCGACGAGGTCGCAGTTCTTGCGTCGCAGCTCGCGGATTTTCGCGTCGACAGTGTGTTCGGCTCGGGCGTGTACCTGCACGAGGAGCGTCCGCAAGCCCTGGTGGCCGCGATCTTTGCCCTCGGCGATTCAGTGCATGCGAGAGGTAAGGCAGCGCGTGTGGCCCAAGTGCCGCGGTGA
- a CDS encoding lysylphosphatidylglycerol synthase transmembrane domain-containing protein has translation MRSALARYRRPLAIVAAAGLLGLAVGWYVRHVNWRATLAVIRHASLLALGLATAFHLMSLLSKAGAWFVCLRALGAGRYRIVARATFVGATLNGLFMGSVGEAGRVMIMTRATGLRTYAVLTTVALERLLNTAGFVAVLCVALVITPLRVAAGPAALVAAALVLAVTWLTRTSRGRARSAAARRGGGRMQRSLRVCRVHARRIAGIARRIVTPRRLLVAVPLTLLDWTCQLVSYHLVARAAHLPLSITGSLLALLAVNVGLVARMTPGNIGVFELAYATAAHSLGAPMDAALGVGVLIHLAQDLPTIVLGVILGRRLVFARDRASVAAPAAASVAGPAICSSSPTGITP, from the coding sequence ATGAGATCGGCTCTCGCGCGATACCGCCGCCCGCTGGCGATTGTTGCCGCGGCTGGGCTGCTCGGCCTGGCCGTCGGCTGGTACGTTCGTCACGTGAATTGGCGCGCCACGCTGGCTGTGATTCGGCATGCCTCGCTGCTCGCCCTTGGCCTTGCCACGGCATTCCACTTGATGTCGCTCCTCTCCAAGGCCGGTGCGTGGTTTGTCTGTCTGCGCGCGCTCGGAGCAGGGCGGTATCGCATCGTGGCGCGGGCGACGTTCGTCGGCGCGACGCTGAACGGTCTGTTCATGGGCAGCGTCGGCGAGGCGGGCCGCGTGATGATCATGACGCGCGCCACCGGATTGCGCACGTATGCGGTGCTCACGACCGTTGCGCTCGAGCGGCTGTTGAATACGGCCGGATTCGTTGCGGTGCTGTGCGTTGCGTTAGTCATCACGCCGCTGCGTGTCGCGGCAGGGCCGGCGGCGCTCGTTGCCGCGGCACTCGTCCTCGCGGTGACGTGGCTGACACGGACGTCTCGAGGCCGGGCGCGTTCCGCGGCTGCCCGCCGCGGCGGCGGCAGGATGCAGCGGTCACTGCGTGTGTGCCGCGTCCATGCGCGGCGCATCGCCGGCATCGCGCGGCGCATCGTCACTCCGCGGCGCCTTCTGGTAGCGGTGCCGCTCACGCTGCTGGATTGGACGTGCCAGCTCGTGTCGTACCATCTCGTGGCGCGGGCGGCGCACCTGCCGCTGAGCATCACGGGAAGCCTCCTTGCGCTGCTGGCCGTGAACGTGGGCCTCGTCGCCCGCATGACGCCGGGCAACATCGGCGTCTTCGAGCTCGCCTACGCCACTGCCGCTCATTCGTTAGGCGCACCGATGGATGCGGCGTTAGGCGTGGGGGTGCTCATCCACCTGGCGCAGGATCTCCCCACCATCGTGTTGGGCGTGATCCTGGGCCGGCGGCTAGTGTTCGCGCGCGATCGCGCCTCGGTTGCCGCGCCGGCCGCTGCGTCCGTCGCCGGCCCCGCCATCTGCTCGTCGTCTCCGACAGGGATCACACCATGA